A window of Candidatus Poribacteria bacterium genomic DNA:
GTGTGGGGAATCCTGGGTTGGCACATCCAGCTCTATCACTCACACTTGGGAATCACACCGCCAGTACCACCCGAGGAAAGATCGGAGGAGGGGCGTTTGGGCTGGCACCAAGATAGCGGACGTCTGAACAGCGACTTAGAAAGCAATCCTCGTCCGCGAATCTCTCTCAAGATCGGCTACTTTCTGACCGACACAACGGTAGAGGGAAGTGGGAATTTCTATGTCCTGCCCGGCAGCCACTTGCAGAACGAGTTAGAGCTGCCTGAAGATGGGATTTCAAACCCGGAAGGGACGACAGCGGTGAAAGTGTCGCCCGGTACGGCGGTATTTTTCGATCGGCGGATCTGGCATTCCGCAAGTCCCAATCATTCAAATATCACCCGAAAGGTGCTTTTCTACGGTTATAGCTATCGGTGGCTCCGTCCGAGAGACAATATGACCGTTGATCACTATATGGAGCGTAGCGATCCGATTCGACGCCAGTTATTGGGTGCTAGTACGGGCGGACTGGGATACACTTCCCCGAAAGACGAGGATGTCCCTCTCAGAGATTGGATCCAGGAACATCTCGGAGAAGACGCGGTTATCCCTTAATCCGATCTGCTCCTTTGATAATGTAGGGAACAACGATCGTTGTTCCCTACAACTATTCCCACCCCACCTATTTCTTTCAAGTCATCAACGGTTCAAGCCGTGCGAGAATTTCATCCAAGTACTTCGAGGCAATTTCGTCTAACGGCATCTTTCCATTACGCTTGAGCGGACAATCAATAATCCCACGCCGATACAGTACCTCCTTGTAACAGCCGGGGAGTTGATGTTCAAATAGGAAAAGTGGTGCCATTTCTTTGTAAATATAGGTTGACCGCTCTTCATCGCCTGCCTCTAAGGCGTCCCATAAAGCGACGACGACATCAGTGACATGACTAGCGGGCATCTGCCCCGCGCTCCCACGCCTATATTCCTCAATTAGATAGCGTCCGCCTGCTCCACCGAATACCCCCTTGCATGAGCCATCGTTTCCTTCCATCACAGCGGTCAATTTTACTGTGCTGGGCAGCGTCTCCTCCTTGATATACTCCACATGCTCGATTTCCCTACACAGTTTAAGCAAGCATTCTGCCGACAGGTTTGATCCGATAGGTGGCATGTTGTTCTGGATAAAAACCGGTATTTGTGCCGCATCTGAGATTGTCTGGTAATATTCAAAGACAAGACTCTCAGAGATATGATTGATATACGGGGGCATAGCGATCACACCGTCTGCGCCGATATCGCGGGCATGCCTGGCGAACCGTTCCGCGACCTCCCGTGCCACACCTGCGACGCCAATAATCGCTGGCAATCGACCGGCGTTCTGCTTAACAAGCACCTCCGACATCTGGAACCGCTCTGCATCACTGAGAGCGGTGAACTCGCTAGCGTTCACAGGATAAACCAAGCCGTGTGAGCCGCACTCAATACAAAAATCGATCATGCGTTGGAAACTCAGAACATCAATCTCTCCGTTCTCTGCGAAGGGGGTGGATGGAATAGTGAATACACCGCGATAACTGTTTGGGGTCATCAAATTCTCCTTAATATTTTCTTAGGAAGTCTATAGAGGCTATTCTATCTATAGTGGGCCTTAGAATTAATGAAACACTCAAAACCGGTGCGGTTAGGATGCCGCACCTACCGTTCTCCCGTTTGGTAGGCACTGTTTCCAACTGTGCCGATGCGGTGCGGTTTTCACCCGCACCTACCGGGGGGCGAAAGTGTCTATTTATTTCTAGAATTCACTATAGATGGGTTCTTTTCGTCTCAACTCTATGAATACCAAATCGCTGCCATATCCCACACATCTATTGAATGTAGCTTCGCACTCCCACCTTCAGCGAAAAGCTGTACACCTCGGCTGTCTCGTCGAGCGGGATAGATCCGTTTGGTCAGGCATTGCCGGTTATTCGCGAAGACCTCGACGACTGAACGGTCGACAAAAATGTGGAGCGTTAAAGGCTCCTCTGCAGCCAATTCGAGCGGACCCTGCTGCAGACCGTGACTCGCAACATCGGGGTTTACGCTGGACAAATTGGCATCCAAGGCAAGGCATTTATCCTTGGGACTGTAATAGATAACCGTCTGTTCGTCCTCATCTGGTGAGCAACACACCTTAACTCCTAGCGTTTTAGCATGATCCGGCTCAAAGGTTGCCAAGATTTCGAGACAATCCTCATCAATATCTTCTAGTGCCAAGAAGGTATCGGGGCTAATCGGAATATTCGTGAGTCGACGCCGGTTACGGCGCAGGATTTTTAGTTCCGGGACAGGTTCAATTTCCAACCTGCCAGCATCAGAAAGGGAGAGGACACGCGGCAACGACATCACGCCTGCCCAACCGGCTTCCCGTTGTACTGCCTCGCGTCGTCCCTCTGGAATCCAGCCAAAGAAGATGCGTCGATTCGTTCCATCTAACAGGGTAAAGCCTGCACAGAGGTGACCACTCTCAACCCCAAATTTGCCAAAATTCATCCGCCCATGATGTTCTGGATAGAACCTGTGATTCGCATAAGTGCCGATATAGTATTGAACGCCGCGTTCGTGACTAGCGAAAAGCAACATATATCTGTCGCCAAGTGGAAAAAAGTCCGGCACCGCACAATCCGATTCGGGCGATTTGTCCAATTCACTGACATAAAACGGATGCAGGTATTCCCAGTGGACGAGATCTTTCGATTTACACAGAAACGCCGTGTCCCCAACACCATCCAGTTTCCCACCGGAAAGTGAATACCAAGTATCCCCTTCCTGCCAAGCGCATGGATCAAACGGTCGCCAACCATCTCCCTCCAGTGGGTAGGGAATCACCGGATTCGCGGGGTGTTTTTCCCAAGTAATGAGCTCATCATTGCTCGCTGCAATGCAGTTGCCTTCAGGGTGACCATAGTAGATGAGCGTTGGCACGCCGTTGTTGTTCACCGCACCGCCACTCCAGCAACCGC
This region includes:
- a CDS encoding phytanoyl-CoA dioxygenase family protein, producing the protein MDTACLDHCLTHEERLLFDKNGFFIVEDALPPQLVDDLNAVLDRLEAKYRPEQSLSPHERCNIFDFIGKDDLFLELLDWYKTFPKVWGILGWHIQLYHSHLGITPPVPPEERSEEGRLGWHQDSGRLNSDLESNPRPRISLKIGYFLTDTTVEGSGNFYVLPGSHLQNELELPEDGISNPEGTTAVKVSPGTAVFFDRRIWHSASPNHSNITRKVLFYGYSYRWLRPRDNMTVDHYMERSDPIRRQLLGASTGGLGYTSPKDEDVPLRDWIQEHLGEDAVIP
- a CDS encoding dihydrodipicolinate synthase family protein, which encodes MTPNSYRGVFTIPSTPFAENGEIDVLSFQRMIDFCIECGSHGLVYPVNASEFTALSDAERFQMSEVLVKQNAGRLPAIIGVAGVAREVAERFARHARDIGADGVIAMPPYINHISESLVFEYYQTISDAAQIPVFIQNNMPPIGSNLSAECLLKLCREIEHVEYIKEETLPSTVKLTAVMEGNDGSCKGVFGGAGGRYLIEEYRRGSAGQMPASHVTDVVVALWDALEAGDEERSTYIYKEMAPLFLFEHQLPGCYKEVLYRRGIIDCPLKRNGKMPLDEIASKYLDEILARLEPLMT
- a CDS encoding glycoside hydrolase family 32 protein, with translation MTTPVEQILPPRRQLASDPYRPLYHFSAPGNYLGDPNGTIFWEGKYHLFYQYNPDGAFDNSRRMHWGHAVSTDLAHWSDLPIALTPTPGGPDRSGCWSGGAVNNNGVPTLIYYGHPEGNCIAASNDELITWEKHPANPVIPYPLEGDGWRPFDPCAWQEGDTWYSLSGGKLDGVGDTAFLCKSKDLVHWEYLHPFYVSELDKSPESDCAVPDFFPLGDRYMLLFASHERGVQYYIGTYANHRFYPEHHGRMNFGKFGVESGHLCAGFTLLDGTNRRIFFGWIPEGRREAVQREAGWAGVMSLPRVLSLSDAGRLEIEPVPELKILRRNRRRLTNIPISPDTFLALEDIDEDCLEILATFEPDHAKTLGVKVCCSPDEDEQTVIYYSPKDKCLALDANLSSVNPDVASHGLQQGPLELAAEEPLTLHIFVDRSVVEVFANNRQCLTKRIYPARRDSRGVQLFAEGGSAKLHSIDVWDMAAIWYS